A stretch of DNA from Gymnodinialimonas sp. 57CJ19:
CTTGTTCGCGAAGATGACGAAATGGCTTGAGCGGCACCGCTCGATCATTGTTTGATCCGCGTCTCCAATGAGCCTCATTGCCCGCTCACTCCGCCTCCGGTTCAGTACGGGGGTCCATCCGCACGGCGACCGGGGAAATGTCGGGGAGCGGTACGAATTTCTCGCGTTCTTCCATCGGCAAGGCGCGTCCTTGTGTGACGGTGAAGAGCACATAGAGCGCGTAGAGCACCGCGATTGCGGATTCGAACAAGAAGAAGGTGCGCGGCCCGTATGTGGCCATGAAGGTCGACGCCAGAAGCGGTCCGATCGTGGCACCGATAGAATAAACCATCAGCAAACGTCCCGAGGCGGCGACGTAATATTTGCGATCCAGTCGGTCGAAGGTTTGGGCTACACAAAGGGGATAAACGCTGCTGATGGCGCCGCCGAAAGCCAACGCCATGGCCATGAGAAGGCCAAGGGGCAGGCCGCTCGAGATCGAGTTGGACAACAGCCCCCAGCTGAGCCCAACGGCAAGCAAGATGCAGGCCATGACGATGCGGCGGTCGAACCGATCTGCCAGCAATCCGACGGGAACCTGCGCGGCCAAGCCCCCCACGACGACGGTACTCATGAACAAGGCGGCTTCGGTCACGCTCAGGCCGATCTGGCGCGCGAAGACGACGCCGAGCGCGTAGAATGAACCGACAAGGACCCCGGCGACGGCGGCCCCCACTACGCCGACCGCAGACGCCTTGAAAAGCGCCTTTACCCCCAGAACGCTCAGATCGCCAAGGTCCGGCTCCCCCAGGCGGGTCATGGCGACAGGCACCAGCGCCAGCGCCACCAGTGCCGATGCCGCCATCAGGGGATCACTGCTGGCAACCGGCGTGACGTTGACCAAGGTCTGCCCCAGGGCGACGGCCAGGTAGAACACCAGCATGTAATAGCCCAGAACCCGGCCCCGGGTCACGTTGCTGCTGCGCTCATTCAACCAGCTCTCGATGGAGATGGTCATTCCGGCAATGCAAAAGCCGTTGATAAATCGCAGGCCGATCCAGGCGACGGGGTGGAAGAGGAAATCATATGCCAGGCAGGCGGCGGCCATGACTGCGGCGAAAGTGGAGAACGCGCGGATGTGGCCGATGCGCAGGATCACGTGTTTGCCCTGCAACCCCCCGTAGGCGAGGCCGAGGTAGTAGGCGGCCATTATCAGACCGATCAAGGAGACTGAGTATTCCGCGGCCTGCATCTTCAAGGGCAGCACCACGCCAAGAAGGCTGTTGCCGGCCATGAAGGCGGCCGTGCCGCCCAGAAGCGATTTGATTGGGCCGAGAAGCTCGCGGAGGCTGTGAGTCATCCAGTCACTCTGCACTCATCGTGCGCGGATACAAACAGCGATTTCGGAAAAAACGCCCCGACACGCGGGTCGGTGCCGTCGTCGATCACTCAAGAGCGCCTGCCCATGGGCTGAACCACTGTCGAGACCCGGCAAGGTCAGGACGTCGTGGCACGCAGGATCCAGGCGGCCGTGTCATGGAAGGCAGCCCGGTTCGTCGCGAGATCCGCCGTTACCGGATCATCGGCAGCGTCCGCCGCGCGGACCAGCGCATGCAATTGATGCGAAAGCGCTTCGTGCCCCTGTAGCAGGCCATGCAACATGTCGTCGGTGCTCTGATCGGTCACCACGGCGCTGTTGCGCCCGCGCAGGTCGACATAGGCCGGTTCCCCCAAGGTCCGGATGCGCTCGGCCAGCAGATCGACGGCACGGAACATGTCGCTGTATTGGGCTTCGGTCATTTCGTGCAGCGAGTAGAATTGCGGCCCGGTGACGTTCCAGTGACAACTCTGCGTGTCGAGGATCAACTGGTAGGTCTCGTTCAACACGATGCGCAAAGCCTCGGTGACCGGGGCGATGCTGCGGCGGCTGGCGGTGTCTTTTCGAATGGCGGCGGTGTGGTGCAAGCTCTGAGGCATGGTGCACTCCTTGTTAATTCAATGGATTGAAAGAGTGGGGCGTCACGCCACGATTTCGGCGCGGCTGGCATTGTCTTGGACCGGCGCGGGGGCAGGGGCCGGGCCGATCAACACGTCGCAGGCCGCGTCACGGATCAGCTGCTGAATCACGCTGCCGCTGAAGATCCGGGTCAACATGCCCGAACGGTGCGGCCCCAGGGCGATCAGATCGACGCCGTCGGCACGGGTGGCGTGGACAAGCTGTTGCGCCGGGTCGCCACGCAGCACACGCCAAGTGACCCCCGGTGACCAAGCCTGCGCCCGCAGGGCGAGCCGCCTCTCGGCATCTTGGACCAGCGCCTCAAGATGGGCGGTGATCTCCGTCAAGGGGGACCCGACGCGCAACATGGCTTGCTCCAGCCGCGGCTCCACCGCTACGGCGTGCACGACCTCGATATCCACGCCGGGCACGGCCGCCATGGCGTCAGAGAGGGCGGCGTCCGCCGTGTCCGCGCCTTCGACGGCAGCCAGAACGCGGCCATAGGGTCGGGTGACCTCGGGCTTGACGACAAGCACGGAAGCCACGCCTGCCGCGATGACCCGCTCGGTAACCGAGCCGAACAGCTTCTGTGCGATCCATGGCTGGTGCCGTGCGCGCATCACCATGACGGCGGGCGCCATTTGTTGGCTGAGGGCAACGAGCCGGTCCGCCGGGTCGCCCACCTCCAGCCTGACGTCGACCGCGTCGGGCGCGATGCCAAGGCGCCCGAGAGCTGCATCAATACGCTGCTGCGCCGAGGTTTTTGCCCGCGCGATTCTGGGGCCCATGACCGCCGCGGAGGCCGCGTA
This window harbors:
- a CDS encoding MFS transporter, which gives rise to MTHSLRELLGPIKSLLGGTAAFMAGNSLLGVVLPLKMQAAEYSVSLIGLIMAAYYLGLAYGGLQGKHVILRIGHIRAFSTFAAVMAAACLAYDFLFHPVAWIGLRFINGFCIAGMTISIESWLNERSSNVTRGRVLGYYMLVFYLAVALGQTLVNVTPVASSDPLMAASALVALALVPVAMTRLGEPDLGDLSVLGVKALFKASAVGVVGAAVAGVLVGSFYALGVVFARQIGLSVTEAALFMSTVVVGGLAAQVPVGLLADRFDRRIVMACILLAVGLSWGLLSNSISSGLPLGLLMAMALAFGGAISSVYPLCVAQTFDRLDRKYYVAASGRLLMVYSIGATIGPLLASTFMATYGPRTFFLFESAIAVLYALYVLFTVTQGRALPMEEREKFVPLPDISPVAVRMDPRTEPEAE
- a CDS encoding universal stress protein: MTKTTVIAAVDRFPEDDAVLLRGIEVAGRHQTTLRIVHVADVPDYAASAAVMGPRIARAKTSAQQRIDAALGRLGIAPDAVDVRLEVGDPADRLVALSQQMAPAVMVMRARHQPWIAQKLFGSVTERVIAAGVASVLVVKPEVTRPYGRVLAAVEGADTADAALSDAMAAVPGVDIEVVHAVAVEPRLEQAMLRVGSPLTEITAHLEALVQDAERRLALRAQAWSPGVTWRVLRGDPAQQLVHATRADGVDLIALGPHRSGMLTRIFSGSVIQQLIRDAACDVLIGPAPAPAPVQDNASRAEIVA
- a CDS encoding DNA starvation/stationary phase protection protein; protein product: MPQSLHHTAAIRKDTASRRSIAPVTEALRIVLNETYQLILDTQSCHWNVTGPQFYSLHEMTEAQYSDMFRAVDLLAERIRTLGEPAYVDLRGRNSAVVTDQSTDDMLHGLLQGHEALSHQLHALVRAADAADDPVTADLATNRAAFHDTAAWILRATTS